In Campylobacter vicugnae, a genomic segment contains:
- a CDS encoding type II toxin-antitoxin system HipA family toxin, which translates to MKNLFEIYDNETKIGEMKVYAVGKNETYYFSYDKQWLKNGFEIDPNLPLKDMEFISKDLWGIFCDISPDRWGRLIQKRKANSELTNSEYLIGVSDYFRVGSIRIKRDGEFVSSKTDIPKLTNINELCQSANRIEEGESLDSDIKNLLAPSGSLGGARPKASILKDNKLYIAKFPSIKDEYKQISKCEQTMLEVAKIAKINVCKTQLYETIKGTALLVERFDRIGNERIPYKSAMTLLGVKESETSDEKSYVDLAFILDSKNKKELFRRMVFNGLFGNTDDHLRNHGVLYDRETKSWNLSPAFDITPDTIIYSKQSHALNFIDFVNLPSIELFNEIKEFFEINESEFKEILSDMLIARDEFEKIAKKNGINSDNLKMLKNNYEHEDFEKIRNLYRNKAYENTNNKKPVKRNISEFSL; encoded by the coding sequence ATGAAAAATTTATTTGAAATTTATGATAATGAAACCAAAATTGGAGAAATGAAAGTATATGCAGTAGGTAAAAACGAAACATATTATTTTTCATATGATAAACAATGGTTAAAAAATGGATTTGAAATAGACCCAAATTTACCTCTCAAGGATATGGAATTTATCTCAAAAGATCTTTGGGGTATCTTTTGCGATATCAGTCCTGATAGATGGGGAAGACTTATCCAAAAAAGAAAAGCAAACAGCGAACTTACCAATAGTGAATATTTGATTGGGGTTAGTGATTATTTTAGAGTAGGTTCTATTAGAATCAAAAGAGATGGAGAATTTGTATCTTCAAAAACTGATATTCCAAAATTAACAAATATAAATGAACTTTGTCAATCAGCCAATAGAATAGAAGAAGGCGAAAGTTTAGATAGCGATATAAAAAATTTATTAGCTCCAAGCGGGAGTTTGGGTGGAGCTAGACCAAAGGCTAGCATTCTTAAAGATAACAAACTTTATATCGCCAAATTTCCATCAATCAAAGATGAATATAAGCAAATTTCAAAATGCGAACAAACTATGTTAGAAGTGGCAAAAATAGCAAAAATCAATGTTTGTAAAACACAACTTTATGAAACGATAAAAGGAACTGCTTTATTAGTTGAAAGATTTGATAGGATAGGAAATGAGAGAATACCATATAAATCAGCAATGACGCTTTTAGGGGTTAAAGAGAGTGAAACAAGTGATGAAAAAAGCTATGTCGATTTGGCTTTTATATTAGATAGTAAAAATAAAAAAGAGCTATTTCGTAGAATGGTTTTTAATGGTTTATTTGGCAATACGGATGATCATTTGAGAAATCACGGCGTTTTATATGACAGAGAAACAAAAAGTTGGAATTTAAGTCCAGCATTTGACATTACGCCTGATACGATAATATACTCAAAGCAAAGCCACGCTTTAAATTTTATAGATTTTGTAAATTTGCCTTCTATTGAATTATTTAATGAAATAAAAGAATTTTTTGAGATAAATGAAAGCGAATTTAAAGAAATTTTATCTGATATGCTGATTGCAAGAGATGAATTTGAAAAAATAGCTAAAAAAAACGGAATAAATAGTGATAACTTAAAAATGTTAAAAAATAATTACGAACACGAAGATTTTGAAAAAATTAGAAATTTATATAGAAATAAAGCTTATGAAAATACTAATAATAAAAAACCAGTAAAAAGAAATATTAGTGAATTTAGTCTATGA
- the putP gene encoding sodium/proline symporter PutP, translating to MDFTTYLAIGLYFAILLVIGRLAYNKKSNLNEYLLDNRSLGPFMTALSAGASDMSGWMLLGLPGALYLSGICNAWIAIGLSIGAWANYKYLASRLRVYTEISGDSITIPDYLENRFKDKTKVLRIISGIFILVFYTLYVSSGIIAGGKTFESFFGLDFALGAAVTLCIVVFYTFFGGFKAVCLTDAFQGILMFLVLVFIPLVAYFSIEIPEGSSFLTLLNEYSHAANYDHLNIFAGQTFLGILGLLAWGFGYFGQPHIIVRFMAIRDAKELSSARRIGISWMVIGLVGAMASGLIGFVYFTQNGITLSDPETVFLKLGDTLFHPFIVGVIISAVLAAIMSTISSQLLVSASSVTRDFIFAFYKHEVSDKAQVLTGRISVIAVAVIATIIGFNSSDTVLGVVGNAWAGFGASFGPVLLFSLYSRHMSALSALAGIITGGVTVLLWILFGLSSVVYELLPGFVLSSLVIWLVNRYNNMLKKMSQEPNLSVIDDEFNKMKDRQNRI from the coding sequence TTGGATTTTACTACCTATTTAGCCATTGGGCTTTATTTTGCGATTCTTTTAGTTATTGGTCGTTTAGCTTATAACAAAAAGTCAAATTTAAATGAGTACTTGCTAGATAATCGATCTTTGGGTCCATTTATGACTGCACTTAGTGCTGGTGCTAGTGATATGAGTGGATGGATGTTGCTTGGACTTCCTGGTGCTTTATATCTTAGTGGTATTTGCAATGCTTGGATAGCTATAGGGCTTAGTATTGGTGCGTGGGCAAACTATAAATATCTTGCTAGCAGACTTAGAGTATATACTGAAATTTCAGGCGATAGTATTACAATACCAGACTATTTAGAAAATAGATTTAAAGACAAAACAAAAGTCTTACGTATAATCTCAGGAATTTTTATTTTGGTATTTTATACGCTTTATGTAAGTAGTGGAATTATTGCAGGAGGCAAGACATTTGAGAGCTTTTTTGGTTTAGATTTTGCTCTTGGTGCTGCAGTAACTCTATGTATAGTGGTATTTTATACATTTTTTGGAGGATTTAAGGCTGTATGCCTTACAGATGCGTTTCAAGGTATTTTGATGTTTTTAGTTCTTGTATTTATACCTTTAGTTGCATATTTTAGCATTGAAATTCCAGAAGGCTCAAGCTTTTTAACACTTTTAAATGAGTATAGTCACGCAGCAAATTATGACCATTTAAATATCTTTGCTGGACAGACATTTTTAGGTATTTTGGGGCTTTTGGCTTGGGGATTTGGTTATTTTGGTCAGCCACATATTATTGTGCGGTTTATGGCTATTAGAGATGCTAAAGAGCTTAGCTCGGCTAGACGCATCGGAATCTCGTGGATGGTTATTGGCTTAGTGGGTGCTATGGCTAGTGGGCTTATAGGTTTTGTATATTTTACACAAAATGGCATTACGCTATCAGATCCAGAGACTGTATTTTTAAAGCTTGGTGATACTTTATTTCATCCATTTATAGTAGGTGTGATTATCTCAGCAGTTTTAGCAGCCATTATGAGCACCATATCATCTCAGCTTTTAGTTAGCGCTAGTTCTGTTACTAGAGATTTTATCTTTGCTTTTTATAAGCATGAAGTAAGCGATAAAGCTCAGGTTTTAACTGGTAGAATCTCTGTTATAGCTGTTGCTGTGATTGCTACTATTATAGGATTTAATTCTAGTGATACAGTTCTTGGAGTTGTGGGTAATGCGTGGGCTGGATTTGGTGCGAGCTTTGGACCTGTGCTATTATTTAGCTTATATTCACGCCATATGAGTGCGTTATCAGCTCTAGCTGGTATTATCACTGGGGGTGTAACTGTTTTATTATGGATACTATTTGGGTTATCAAGTGTAGTTTATGAGTTACTTCCAGGATTTGTATTATCATCTCTTGTTATTTGGCTGGTTAATCGCTACAATAATATGCTCAAAAAGATGTCTCAAGAGCCAAATTTATCAGTAATTGATGATGAATTTAATAAAATGAAAGATAGACAAAATAGAATTTAA
- a CDS encoding ATP-binding protein, which produces MTQINFSTTNNAVTHLGRNLYSSTPPALAELVANSYDAYATKVDIKIEKSYIIIADNGKGMSIDELNNKYCKIGNPKQSEVAINGLPQRKPMGKKGIGKLATFSIGNQYEIFTKTKDDSQWINFMLDYNEMLKNDPYVAKIRFLNELPSEYSNYMNFDSGFIVKIFDLRRKFTQTSESNLTNQLSKRFYLTSNDFSLKIDNKDIELSKNSYYNDLQLVLYFGYKEDEIKAIFNNANIIIEEFQDNDTNISSYIRNNKIKGWIGSVEKPKDLSKDGNGAFVIAYMNNKIADENIFKNKPDARIASQYIVGEIQVDFLDTDNDPITSSRQGLDESNNDVKIFIDNMDKIRRKFISKWNDFRMRNAVDTLPERIKNNDSYKEWLSKLTEDEKTINNKLLSLFVTRLNDDSEIYSKEVNSMITSIANVVNNISIDEIDKEINEISEDAKSVFSLMSKFMEKIAKAEQIQTADIIDRRLKAIDRLEKLMNDSTSTEKIFQDHLYNNPWLINPYWNTNNDINFERIKEQYIKIRSGDKDKIGRIDILIKVQEEKYPIIIELKKNNPKDHALVTYSSLYDQIKKYKQGVKQSLTEPNKDDIRLEDIKAICIISESTSTDETNRINITSREFEKLKDDNIEVYTYAELLEKAKNMYKEFMENIKKSKIVPSLS; this is translated from the coding sequence ATGACACAAATTAATTTTTCAACTACAAATAATGCTGTTACTCATTTGGGTAGAAATTTATACAGCAGCACTCCCCCAGCACTGGCTGAACTTGTCGCAAACTCATACGATGCTTATGCAACCAAAGTTGATATAAAAATAGAAAAATCATATATAATTATCGCCGATAATGGTAAAGGTATGAGTATTGATGAGCTAAATAATAAATATTGTAAAATAGGCAATCCAAAACAATCAGAAGTCGCTATTAATGGTCTGCCTCAAAGAAAACCTATGGGTAAAAAAGGTATAGGAAAGCTTGCCACTTTTAGCATAGGTAATCAATATGAAATTTTTACGAAAACAAAAGATGATTCGCAATGGATAAATTTTATGTTGGATTACAATGAGATGCTTAAAAATGACCCATATGTTGCTAAGATTAGATTTCTAAATGAATTGCCTAGTGAATATTCTAATTATATGAATTTTGATTCAGGGTTTATAGTTAAAATTTTTGATTTAAGAAGAAAATTCACACAAACATCGGAATCAAATTTAACAAATCAACTATCAAAAAGGTTTTACTTAACTTCTAATGATTTTTCTTTAAAAATAGATAACAAAGATATAGAACTATCAAAAAATTCATATTATAACGATTTGCAACTTGTTTTATATTTTGGCTATAAAGAAGATGAAATTAAAGCTATTTTTAACAATGCTAATATAATAATAGAAGAATTTCAAGATAACGACACAAATATTTCTAGCTATATAAGAAATAACAAAATAAAAGGGTGGATAGGCAGTGTAGAAAAACCAAAAGATCTATCTAAAGACGGCAATGGAGCATTTGTAATAGCATATATGAATAATAAAATTGCCGATGAAAATATTTTTAAAAATAAGCCTGATGCAAGAATAGCTTCACAATATATAGTCGGAGAAATTCAAGTTGATTTTTTGGACACCGATAATGATCCAATAACGTCTAGTAGGCAAGGGCTTGATGAATCAAATAATGATGTAAAAATTTTTATTGACAATATGGATAAAATTAGAAGAAAATTTATTTCTAAATGGAATGATTTTAGAATGAGAAATGCTGTAGATACATTGCCAGAAAGAATTAAAAATAATGATAGTTATAAAGAATGGTTGAGCAAATTAACAGAGGATGAAAAAACAATAAATAATAAATTACTAAGTTTATTTGTTACAAGATTAAATGATGATAGTGAAATATACAGTAAAGAAGTAAATTCTATGATCACATCAATTGCAAATGTTGTAAATAATATCAGCATTGATGAAATAGATAAGGAGATCAATGAAATATCCGAAGATGCCAAATCTGTTTTTAGTCTTATGTCAAAATTTATGGAAAAGATAGCAAAAGCAGAACAAATACAAACTGCAGATATTATTGATCGTAGGCTAAAGGCTATAGATAGACTTGAAAAATTGATGAACGATTCAACAAGTACCGAAAAGATTTTTCAAGATCATTTATATAACAACCCTTGGTTAATAAATCCTTACTGGAATACTAATAACGATATAAATTTTGAAAGAATAAAAGAACAATATATAAAAATAAGAAGCGGAGATAAAGATAAAATCGGTCGTATAGATATATTGATAAAAGTGCAAGAAGAAAAATATCCTATTATAATAGAACTTAAGAAAAACAATCCAAAGGATCATGCATTGGTTACTTATTCAAGTTTATATGACCAAATCAAAAAATATAAACAAGGGGTAAAACAAAGTTTAACCGAACCAAATAAAGATGATATAAGACTTGAAGATATCAAGGCAATATGTATTATATCAGAATCTACTAGTACTGATGAGACAAACAGAATTAATATAACTTCAAGAGAATTTGAGAAATTAAAAGATGATAATATAGAGGTATATACATATGCTGAGTTGCTAGAAAAAGCAAAAAATATGTATAAGGAATTTATGGAAAATATTAAAAAAAGCAAAATAGTTCCTAGCTTATCTTAG
- a CDS encoding Fic/DOC family protein: MYIKKLFDDVYTFASLDRADIGLDGVFLKGNQHFVPGNELKKYSKIIFDELKDKNFLKDCKDIDSFAKGASELLMEINALHPFREGNGRTQRIFMNELAKNAGYEMDLNLIEPQKMILASKQASQLKPQMLERLIKENIIQLTNKEKIMQTDNIDKNNETKLNFSKDDLNSIQYAFALNSFNLDRTAKNFQDVSMLSELIKNSAGEGYIKGEDGGVSVFQSLIELDKIVREQNEKNGTFATHKVNFSIKADGKEYKNFNIFLGSEPSAFSKDFDYLIAIGQPELAKQETKINKMFNYIKDKTPDGKYKNIIDNSSKFVKNTIKSIAETVESLTTLSPEVQAFMRSFIQSYFKDENLQKQQLINNINKFNSIQEQKSINKEKHKPNLEDIENKEKELFLKALSNTTKDMMKKDISSKEKQYTRDNHSSDRNI, encoded by the coding sequence ATATACATAAAAAAACTTTTTGATGATGTATATACATTTGCTAGTCTTGATAGAGCAGATATTGGGCTAGATGGAGTATTTCTAAAGGGTAACCAACATTTTGTCCCAGGTAATGAATTAAAGAAATATTCTAAAATTATATTTGATGAATTAAAAGATAAAAATTTTTTAAAAGATTGTAAAGATATTGATAGCTTTGCTAAGGGAGCTTCAGAGTTATTAATGGAGATTAACGCACTTCATCCATTTCGTGAAGGCAACGGCAGAACACAAAGAATATTTATGAATGAACTTGCTAAAAATGCTGGATATGAAATGGATCTAAATTTAATAGAGCCACAAAAAATGATATTAGCCTCAAAACAAGCCTCACAGCTAAAACCGCAAATGTTAGAGAGATTAATCAAAGAAAATATAATCCAACTAACCAATAAGGAGAAAATAATGCAAACCGATAATATAGATAAAAATAACGAAACGAAATTAAATTTTTCTAAAGACGATTTAAATAGCATACAATATGCTTTTGCTTTAAATTCTTTCAACCTAGATAGAACGGCTAAAAATTTTCAAGATGTATCTATGCTTAGTGAGTTGATTAAAAATTCAGCTGGTGAAGGATATATAAAAGGAGAAGATGGTGGCGTTTCTGTTTTTCAATCTCTTATTGAGCTAGATAAAATAGTAAGAGAACAAAATGAAAAAAATGGAACATTTGCAACTCATAAAGTTAATTTTTCTATTAAGGCTGACGGAAAAGAGTATAAAAATTTTAATATATTTTTAGGTAGTGAGCCATCAGCTTTTAGTAAAGACTTTGATTATTTAATCGCCATAGGTCAGCCAGAGTTAGCAAAACAAGAAACTAAAATAAACAAGATGTTTAATTATATAAAAGACAAAACTCCAGACGGCAAGTATAAAAACATAATTGATAACTCATCTAAATTTGTTAAAAATACAATTAAATCAATAGCTGAAACAGTAGAAAGTTTAACAACTTTATCGCCCGAAGTTCAAGCCTTTATGAGAAGCTTTATTCAAAGTTATTTTAAAGATGAAAATTTGCAAAAGCAACAGCTAATCAATAATATTAATAAATTTAATTCAATACAAGAACAAAAGAGTATTAACAAAGAAAAACATAAGCCAAATTTAGAAGATATAGAAAATAAAGAAAAAGAGCTATTTTTAAAAGCACTTTCTAACACGACTAAAGATATGATGAAAAAAGATATCTCTTCAAAAGAAAAGCAATACACAAGAGATAATCATTCCAGTGATAGAAATATATAA
- a CDS encoding zeta toxin family protein, with amino-acid sequence MDNIKDTKQLYIFAGVNGSGKSTFYINQLLKNDFYGYRVNSDELAKELGNYESSYIQNKAGKLAIAMRNKFLNSGASFNLETTLSGKGIVRFIKLAKNKDYNITLFYIGLENVEISKKRVAIRVSKGGHNIDNETLERRFGQSFDNLKELLGVCDKIYFYDNNSEILDDKEQTLSNAKLVAVKQNGEFFTIIDSYANEIINKYRMQKKYENTNKYKIDLFR; translated from the coding sequence ATGGATAATATAAAAGATACTAAACAATTATATATTTTTGCTGGAGTAAATGGGAGTGGCAAAAGCACATTTTACATTAATCAGCTTTTAAAAAATGATTTTTATGGTTATAGAGTAAATAGCGATGAGTTAGCAAAGGAATTAGGTAATTACGAAAGCTCATATATACAAAATAAAGCAGGTAAATTAGCTATTGCTATGAGAAATAAATTTTTAAATAGTGGTGCTAGTTTTAATCTTGAAACAACACTTAGTGGAAAAGGCATTGTTAGATTTATAAAATTGGCTAAAAACAAAGACTATAATATTACGCTTTTTTATATAGGCTTAGAAAATGTTGAAATATCTAAAAAAAGAGTAGCAATTAGAGTAAGCAAAGGCGGACATAATATAGACAATGAAACTTTAGAAAGAAGATTTGGACAGAGTTTTGATAACCTAAAAGAGCTACTTGGAGTATGCGATAAGATCTATTTCTATGATAACAATAGTGAAATTCTAGATGACAAAGAGCAAACTCTATCAAATGCCAAATTAGTAGCAGTTAAGCAAAATGGAGAATTTTTTACTATAATAGATAGTTATGCTAATGAAATTATTAATAAGTACAGAATGCAAAAAAAATATGAAAATACAAATAAATACAAAATTGACTTATTTAGGTGA
- a CDS encoding DNA cytosine methyltransferase, producing the protein MAFKMMVENMKITAIDLFCGIGGLTYGLGKSGIKVVAGIDLDESCKFAYEQNNKVKFIHKSVRDVDSKEIDELFGDTDIKVLVGCAPCQPFSAHQKNKKDRSSHKDWGLLYDFLRLIEQTSPQIVSMENVPELRKERVFVDFVDSLKLQGYNVNFKIHDASNYGVAQRRKRLLLLASKFGNIDFVESQEKKITIKDVIFTVPKIKAGVYDNKKDKLHISSMLTDINIKRIKQSKPGGSWQDWDEELLPNCYKKSSGQSYKSVYGRMSWDDVAPTLTTQFINYGTGRFGHPEQDRAISLREGALLQSFPIEYKFINEDEKVNMRKIARQIGNAVPPKLGEHIGKSILRHLKQYQGYTDDTN; encoded by the coding sequence ATGGCATTTAAAATGATGGTTGAAAATATGAAAATAACTGCGATAGATCTCTTTTGTGGTATAGGCGGACTCACTTATGGACTTGGTAAATCTGGCATAAAAGTCGTAGCTGGAATAGATTTAGATGAAAGTTGTAAATTTGCTTATGAGCAAAATAACAAAGTAAAATTTATACATAAAAGTGTTCGTGATGTAGATAGCAAAGAGATTGATGAATTATTTGGTGATACTGACATTAAAGTATTGGTTGGTTGTGCTCCTTGTCAGCCATTTTCAGCACATCAAAAAAATAAAAAAGATAGATCTTCTCATAAAGATTGGGGCTTGTTATATGATTTTTTAAGATTAATTGAACAAACTTCACCTCAAATAGTCTCTATGGAAAATGTTCCAGAGCTAAGAAAGGAGAGAGTCTTTGTCGATTTTGTTGACAGCCTAAAATTACAAGGATATAATGTAAATTTTAAGATTCACGATGCTAGCAATTATGGTGTCGCTCAAAGACGAAAAAGACTTTTGCTTTTAGCTTCTAAATTTGGAAATATTGATTTTGTAGAATCTCAAGAAAAAAAAATAACAATTAAAGATGTAATATTCACAGTTCCTAAAATTAAAGCTGGTGTATACGACAACAAAAAAGATAAGCTTCATATAAGCTCTATGCTTACAGATATAAATATTAAAAGAATAAAACAATCAAAACCAGGTGGTTCATGGCAAGATTGGGATGAAGAATTGCTACCAAATTGTTATAAAAAATCAAGCGGACAAAGCTATAAGTCGGTATATGGCAGGATGAGTTGGGATGATGTAGCTCCTACGCTTACCACTCAGTTTATAAACTATGGTACAGGAAGATTCGGACATCCTGAGCAAGATAGAGCCATATCTTTACGAGAAGGTGCTTTGTTACAGTCATTTCCAATAGAGTATAAATTTATAAATGAAGATGAAAAGGTAAATATGCGTAAAATAGCTAGGCAGATAGGCAACGCTGTTCCTCCAAAACTAGGTGAGCATATAGGAAAAAGTATTTTGAGACACTTAAAACAATATCAAGGATACACGGATGACACAAATTAA
- a CDS encoding antitoxin VbhA family protein → MNKYPEVYSLKESLAILDKYKDDLTKEQYEAIRSNIGSFAIEGMFLNQRNIIDNIKILKGEMTADEIIAEYKKEWGVSDLNNSDLEQNSKIENL, encoded by the coding sequence ATGAATAAATATCCAGAAGTGTATAGCTTAAAAGAGAGCTTAGCTATACTTGATAAATATAAAGATGATTTAACTAAAGAGCAATATGAAGCTATAAGATCTAATATAGGTAGTTTTGCAATAGAAGGTATGTTTTTAAACCAAAGAAATATTATAGATAACATTAAAATTTTAAAAGGCGAGATGACGGCTGATGAAATAATCGCCGAATATAAAAAAGAGTGGGGAGTAAGTGATTTAAATAATTCAGACTTAGAACAAAATAGTAAAATAGAAAATTTATAA